ACCGGAGCGAATTCGATTTGTTATCCGGCCCTTTGTTCGGAACTCACCTTTAGTCACTGTTGGGTAGTACGTGAAGCGATCCTTCAGCAATTTACCAAAAATATCGTCATCGTGGATTTCAGTATCCAGAAATTCGTGGTAGGCAAGCTCCTCCTCTTCTCGAACCGTATGCGTGATAATGATTTCCTCAAATTTTTCGTGTGTCTCGGGATCCCGTAACACTGAGAGGAAAGGAGCTAATCCAGTACCGGTGGCCACTAAGAACAATCGTTTGCCAGGCTTTAGCGCGTCTATTATCAGCGTTCCTACAGGCTTTTTACTGAGAAAAATATAATCATCAACCTCCAAGTGTTGCAGCCTTGATGTCAGCGGCCCCTCGGGTACCTTCACAGAGAAAAATTCAAGGTGGTCCTCCCAACTCGGGCTGGCAATCGAATAGGCTCTTAATAAAGGCCTGTCACCGTCTTTCAGGCCAATCATCAAAAACTCGCCAGATCGGAAACGGAGGCTAGGCGGCCGTTCAACACGAAAGCTGAATAAGTTGTGCGTCCAATGGTGAACCCAAGTCACTTTTTGCAGATGCAGATTCTTAGCTTCAGCGATTGCTTCGAGTTCGGGTAAAGTAGCAGGCCCCACTGAGTCACTAAGCTCAGACTCTTTCGGTTGAAAACGTTCGGTCATTGTTATTTTCCAATTAGGATTCTACGGGGTCAGATGAAACTAAAAGTACTGATTTTACAAGATTCTACAGGGTCAAATAAAACTAAAAGTACTGACTTTATGAGAAATATCCAATAAGCCTTATCTGGCCCCACTTACCTTCTCTAGAGCTTGGCATTCTGTCGCTGGCTAACAATAGCCAGCCAAGGCTGCTGCTCTCTTGGCATGCCGCTAGGGCGGTAGTAGTGGTCTATTATTTCAAAACCGGATTGATGGAGGTAGGCTCTGATGGTTTCGAGTTCCATGTAATGGCCATAGCGCTGACCTTGCCACCCTTCAGCACTTCCTCTTGGATTCGATGAAAATAAAATACCACCAGGTCGTAAAGCGGCGTGTAATTGCCCTAAAACTCTGGGAAGTTCCTGGCTGGGTACGTGAAACAAGGACGCGTTGGCAAAGATACCGTCGAAATGGTTTTCCTCAAGCTCAAGGCTTAGAAATTGCTTATGCAGGATGGGGCAGCCGCTATATTGATGCGCCATTTGGCAAAATGCTTTACTGCCGTCTAGCCCGGTGGGCCTGTGGCCTAAAGCTTTAAACGTGTGAAGATCTCGTCCAGGGCCGCAACCGAAGTCCAAGATATCCAGTGCGGTATCTTGGGGTAGCGCTTGCAAAAAAGCTGCAATATTTTGGCTGACATCATGGTCTCTCGTCCCCAACCAAAAGGACTCTGCGTTACTCTCGTAATGCTCAAGGGTGACTCTTTCTATCTCATCAAGAGCGGCCTGGCGTGGTTTGATCGGCATACGTAAGGGCACCTCTATTAATGGCCTATAGGTCTTTATCCGTCACCGCGCCTTCAGATGCTGAGCTTACCGTTTTTGCATATTTTGCCAAAACTCCTCTTGTGTAACGGGGTGCTGGTTTGCTCCATTTGGCTAAACGCTGTTTGATCTCGTCATCAGAAATATTGAGATTCAATTCTCTTGTTGTCGCGTCAATGGTAATTTCATCGCCGTCTTCAACAATAGCCAGCGACCCGCCTTCATAGGCTTCGGGAGTAATATGGCCAACCACAAAACCATGACTACCTCCGGAAAAACGGCCGTCGGTAATTAACGCAACCTCTGCCCCTAGCCCTTTTCCCATAATGGCGGAGGTGGGGCTTAACATTTCCCGCATGCCTGGCCCTCCTTTAGGGCCTTCATAACGAATCACCAGAACATCGTTTTTGACGACGGTTCCATCTAAGATACTTTTAAGCGTCTCCTCTTCCGAATGGAATACGCGTGCCGTACCCGTGAAACTCAAGCCCTCTTTGCCGGTGATCTTGGCGACAGCACCTTCGGGAGCAAGATTGCCCCTAAGCACAACAAGATGGCTATCTTTTTTGATGGGGTTTGAGAGTGGGCGAATAATCTCTTGGTTTTCTGGGTAGGGCTTAACATCGGCGAGGTTTTCTGCCACGGTTTTGCCGGTGACCGTTAGGCAGTCACCCTGTAAGTGGCCTGTATCTAAGAGCATTTTCATCAGCGGTTGGATGCCGCCGATGGCAATCAGCTCCGACATTAGGAATCGCCCACTGGGCCTTAAGTCCGCCAGCATCGGGGTGTCGTTACCAATTCGAACAAAGTCATCCAAACAAAGATCGACGTTGATGCTATGCGCCATGGCCAATAGATGTAACACGGCGTTAGTCGAACCGCCCAAGGTAATCACCACCTTAATGGCATTCTCAAAGGCCGCCTTGGTCATGATATCGGAGGGCTTGATATCATGCCTAAGTAGGTTCATCACCGCGGCGCCTGCTCGATGGCAGTCGCTCATTTTGTGCTCGGAGATGGCGTCTTGTGCAGAGCTGTTGGGTAAACTCATACCCAGCGCTTCAATCGCGGCAGCCATAGTATTCGCCGTATACATGCCGCCACAGGATCCGGGGCCTGGAATCGCCGTTTCTTCAATGGTTTTTAACTCTATATCGGACACGGAGCCGTTGGCGTGACCACCCACGGCCTCAAACACCGAAATGATATCCGTGCGATTTTTTCCCGGCTGAATAGTCCCACCATAAACAAAGATGGACGGGCGATTGAGTCGTGCCATACCGATCAAGCAGCCCGGCATATTCTTGTCACAGCCACCAATGGCGATGATAGCGTCGTGGCCCATACAGCCTGAAACCGACTCAATGGAGTCGGCAATCACTTCTCGAGAGACCAGGGAGTATTTCATGCCTTCTGTGCCCATGGAAATACCATCGGAGATAGTAATAGTGTTGTAAATCACACTCTTACCACCCGCTTCATTAACGCCTATGCCAACCTCATCCGCTAAGGCATTAATATGCATATTGCAGGGCGTCACCATACTCCAAGTGGAAGCTACGCCCACCTGAGGCTTGTTAAAATCGTCATCCTTAAAACCCACCGCTCTCAACATAGCGCGGCTTGGGGCTTGCTCAACACCATCAACAACGATAGAGGAATGCTTACGATGATCTTTGTCGCTCATGACTTAGGCCTTTATATGTTGGTTTGCAATTACAGTGGTTGGGTGAGTAGGTAAACACTTTACCGCCAGACATCCTGTACCCAAAGCGCTCGCTGCGCTCGCGGGGCAAGCTTTCCGGCCATGCGTGGCTCATTATAAATCGGTAGGAAAGCCGATTTACACAGCCTAAGGCTGCCCGAAGGGTGGTGCACAGGGATGTGTACTATGAAACAGGTCCTTACGTTACTTCATTTTACTCAGCTTATCAGGCTTTACTCACAAGCAAGGGCGAGCTATGTCGCTGAGCCATCTCTATACATCGGCTTGTTTACTGATAAGTGTCCGCATGGAGAAAGTCATTCTTTTGGAAGCAAAGGGCAGCTTTGGGTCAGCTACCGCCCTTTCTCCACAGATCATGCGGTTATTGATTAAGCTTTTTCGCCAGTATCTGATTAACCATGCCGGGGTTGGCTTGGCCTTTACTGGCTTTCATAATGGGGCCCATAAAACCGCCTAATAACTTTTTACGTTTTTTGTCGTCGGCTTCTTTATATTGCGCGACGCCATCAGGGTTGCTGGCTAGTACTTCATCAACAATCTTTTCTAAAGCGCCAGTATCAGAAACTTGTTTCAAGCCTTGTTTATCAATAATTTCATCGGCAGAGCCTTCACCTTGCCACATGGCTTCAAATACTTGCTTGGCGATTTTGCCTGAGATGCTGTTGTCTTTAATGCGATTAATTAAGCCCGCTAAGGCTTCGGCATTAACCGGGCTGTTGGCTATGCTTAGCTCTGCGTTATTGAGCTTGGCCGACAGCTCGCCGCTAATCCAGTTGGCGGCTAGTTTGGCGTCGCCGCAGTGTTGGGTAACACTTTCAAAATATTCAGCGGTATCGCGTTCGTCACCTAATAGGCTGGCATCGTAGTCGGATAGGCCATAGCTGGCGACAAAGCGCGCTTGGCGGGCGTCAGGTAGCTCGGGTAGTTTCGCGCGTATAGCTTCTATAGTTTCGCTGCTAATTTCTATAGGCAATAAATCAGGGCAGGGGAAGTAGCGGTAGTCGTTGGCTTCCTCTTTGCTGCGCATAGAGCGCGCTTCGCCGGTGTCGGCATTGTAGAGTCGAGTTTCCTGTAGTACCACTTCGCCGTATTCCAGTAAATCAATTTGGCGCGCGACTTCTTTGTGTATGGCCTGCTCCATAAAGCGGAAGGAGTTAAGGTTTTTGGTTTCGGTGCGGGTACCTAATTTTTCTTCGCCTTTGGGGCGTATAGATACGTTAACATCAAAGCGCATAGAGCCCTGTGACATATCACCATCAGAAATGCCTAGCGAGGTGACGATAGAGTGTAGCTTTTTGGCAAAGGCTATCGCTTCGTCGGAGGTGCGCATATCGGGCTCAGAGACGATCTCTATTAACGGCGTACCGGCGCGGTTTAAATCTATACCTGATTGGCTGGCAAATAAATCGTGCACTGACTTGCCCGCATCTTCTTCTAAATGGGCGTGGTGTATGCGTATGGTTTTGTGGCTGCCGTCGGGTAGTTGTATCTCTACGGTACCGGCGCCCACGATAGGCTCATCCATTTGCGTGGTTTGATAGCCCTTGGGTAAGTCGGGGTAAAAATAATTTTTTCTATCAAAAATCGAACGCTGGTTAATGTCGGCACCTATGGCCAAGCCAAACATAATGGCGTAGTGCATAGCCTGTTCGTTAATGACCGGTAAAGTGCCGGGCAGCGCTAAGTCTATGGCGCTGGCTTGTGTATTAGGGGCGGCACCAAAGGCGGTGCTAGAGCCGGAAAATATTTTCGATTTTGTGGCCAGTTGTACGTGTACTTCCAGGCCTATAACTGTTTCCCATTCCATCTTTGCGTAAACCTCTTAATCTTTTAAATGCCGGTGGGCGTTTGTAGGTGCCAGTCGGTGGCTTGTTGAAAGCGATGCGCGGCATTCAGCAGGCGTGCTTCATCAAAGTAATTACCGATTAGCTGTAGGCCGGTGGGCTTGTTACCGGCAAAGCCTGCAGGTATAGACATGCCCGGCAATCCGGCGAGGTTAACGGAAAGGGTGTAGATGTCTTCTAGGTACATGGTGACGGGGTCGTT
This window of the Dasania marina DSM 21967 genome carries:
- a CDS encoding ferredoxin--NADP reductase translates to MTERFQPKESELSDSVGPATLPELEAIAEAKNLHLQKVTWVHHWTHNLFSFRVERPPSLRFRSGEFLMIGLKDGDRPLLRAYSIASPSWEDHLEFFSVKVPEGPLTSRLQHLEVDDYIFLSKKPVGTLIIDALKPGKRLFLVATGTGLAPFLSVLRDPETHEKFEEIIITHTVREEEELAYHEFLDTEIHDDDIFGKLLKDRFTYYPTVTKGEFRTKGRITNRIRSGDFAEDIDLIDNRFNPEIDRVMVCGSMAFNKEMAAMLAEHGLVEGHNNDPGTFVVERAFVG
- a CDS encoding class I SAM-dependent methyltransferase, which encodes MPIKPRQAALDEIERVTLEHYESNAESFWLGTRDHDVSQNIAAFLQALPQDTALDILDFGCGPGRDLHTFKALGHRPTGLDGSKAFCQMAHQYSGCPILHKQFLSLELEENHFDGIFANASLFHVPSQELPRVLGQLHAALRPGGILFSSNPRGSAEGWQGQRYGHYMELETIRAYLHQSGFEIIDHYYRPSGMPREQQPWLAIVSQRQNAKL
- the ilvD gene encoding dihydroxy-acid dehydratase: MSDKDHRKHSSIVVDGVEQAPSRAMLRAVGFKDDDFNKPQVGVASTWSMVTPCNMHINALADEVGIGVNEAGGKSVIYNTITISDGISMGTEGMKYSLVSREVIADSIESVSGCMGHDAIIAIGGCDKNMPGCLIGMARLNRPSIFVYGGTIQPGKNRTDIISVFEAVGGHANGSVSDIELKTIEETAIPGPGSCGGMYTANTMAAAIEALGMSLPNSSAQDAISEHKMSDCHRAGAAVMNLLRHDIKPSDIMTKAAFENAIKVVITLGGSTNAVLHLLAMAHSINVDLCLDDFVRIGNDTPMLADLRPSGRFLMSELIAIGGIQPLMKMLLDTGHLQGDCLTVTGKTVAENLADVKPYPENQEIIRPLSNPIKKDSHLVVLRGNLAPEGAVAKITGKEGLSFTGTARVFHSEEETLKSILDGTVVKNDVLVIRYEGPKGGPGMREMLSPTSAIMGKGLGAEVALITDGRFSGGSHGFVVGHITPEAYEGGSLAIVEDGDEITIDATTRELNLNISDDEIKQRLAKWSKPAPRYTRGVLAKYAKTVSSASEGAVTDKDL
- the gatB gene encoding Asp-tRNA(Asn)/Glu-tRNA(Gln) amidotransferase subunit GatB, giving the protein MEWETVIGLEVHVQLATKSKIFSGSSTAFGAAPNTQASAIDLALPGTLPVINEQAMHYAIMFGLAIGADINQRSIFDRKNYFYPDLPKGYQTTQMDEPIVGAGTVEIQLPDGSHKTIRIHHAHLEEDAGKSVHDLFASQSGIDLNRAGTPLIEIVSEPDMRTSDEAIAFAKKLHSIVTSLGISDGDMSQGSMRFDVNVSIRPKGEEKLGTRTETKNLNSFRFMEQAIHKEVARQIDLLEYGEVVLQETRLYNADTGEARSMRSKEEANDYRYFPCPDLLPIEISSETIEAIRAKLPELPDARQARFVASYGLSDYDASLLGDERDTAEYFESVTQHCGDAKLAANWISGELSAKLNNAELSIANSPVNAEALAGLINRIKDNSISGKIAKQVFEAMWQGEGSADEIIDKQGLKQVSDTGALEKIVDEVLASNPDGVAQYKEADDKKRKKLLGGFMGPIMKASKGQANPGMVNQILAKKLNQ